Proteins encoded by one window of Methanobacterium sp. CWC-01:
- a CDS encoding glycosyltransferase family 2 protein → MEKEPELSVIILNYKNPELTVKCVNHLTEASEEAKIHTETIIVDNSAQETASILRKLLPRDVKIIENEKNLGFSKANNQGISISRGDYVLLLNNDAFISHEVLETGIRFLEENLDCGIWAPKLVGEDGTFQMTCARLPSIKGLMVEYLLLRSYDRYLDSESWKEPRVVGAVIGAFMLIRRRVIETIGMLDEDFFFTVEDIDYCFRVNEANFKIYYDPTVSMVHLVSASQKKGIEYPKLHTNRILYFKKNEGMLSGFISGIIINLGLLLRKVL, encoded by the coding sequence ATGGAAAAGGAACCCGAACTTTCGGTAATTATTCTGAATTATAAAAACCCTGAACTAACAGTAAAATGTGTTAATCATTTAACTGAAGCTTCAGAAGAAGCTAAGATCCATACCGAGACAATTATTGTTGATAACAGTGCCCAAGAAACTGCCAGTATCCTGAGAAAGTTATTGCCACGAGATGTTAAAATCATCGAAAATGAAAAGAACCTGGGCTTTTCTAAGGCCAACAACCAAGGTATCAGTATCAGCAGGGGAGACTATGTTCTGCTTCTAAATAATGATGCTTTTATCAGCCATGAAGTATTGGAGACTGGAATCAGATTTTTAGAGGAAAATCTGGATTGTGGGATATGGGCTCCAAAACTGGTAGGGGAAGATGGTACTTTTCAAATGACTTGTGCTCGATTACCATCCATTAAGGGTTTGATGGTTGAGTATTTGCTATTGAGAAGTTATGATCGGTATCTAGACTCTGAATCCTGGAAGGAACCTCGAGTCGTGGGGGCAGTTATCGGTGCATTTATGCTTATTAGAAGAAGGGTTATTGAAACCATCGGAATGCTGGATGAAGATTTCTTCTTTACCGTGGAAGACATTGACTATTGCTTTAGAGTTAATGAAGCTAATTTCAAAATATATTATGACCCCACCGTGAGTATGGTGCACCTGGTATCAGCTTCACAAAAAAAAGGAATTGAATATCCTAAACTCCATACGAACCGCATTTTATACTTCAAGAAGAACGAAGGGATGCTTTCAGGCTTTATTTCAGGAATTATTATTAACCTGGGACTTTTATTAAGGAAGGTTTTATAG